The DNA segment GGCCTGCGCCCAGCTGGAAGTCCCCGTGCAGGTCACGGGCCTCCTGGGCCTGGTGGAGAACATGCCGTCGGGCAGCAGCTACAAGCCGGGCGACGTTCTCCGCAGCCGCAGCGGGAAGACCATTGAAGTCCTCAACACGGACGCCGAGGGTCGCCTCGTCCTGGCGGATCTCCTGCACTACGCGGGCGAGCTGGAGGCGGATCACATCGTGGACCTGGCCACGCTGACGGGCGCGGCCCTGGTCGCCATGGGCGATGGCGTGTCCGCGGTGATGGGCACGGACCAGAAGCTGGTCGATGGGCTGCTGGACGCCGGCAGCGCGGTGGGCGAGCACCTGTGGCAGCTTCCCCTCGTCGAGGAGTACGCCGACCTGCTGAAGAGCCCGCTGGCCGACCTGAAGAACATCACCGGGATCCGCTGGGGCGGCACGATCACCGCCGGCCTGTTCCTCCGCGAGTTCACGGGCCAGGCCTCCTGGGCCCACGTGGATCTTTCGGGGAGCTGGTCGGGCAAGGAGCGGGATTACCGCACCCACGGGTCGAGTGGGGAAGGTCCCCGATTCCTCCTGGAATGGCTCATGGACTGAGGTCCCGCACCCCGTTGAAGAAGAGGGGGCTTCGGCCCCCTTTTTTTCAAAGGAGTGAAGATGTACCCCTTGACCGCGGCCCGGGGATGGGGATTTATTGAGGACTGCCTTCAATCTGTCCGATCCCACCCTACCTGGAGTTCCTATGGAAGCGATGGAGACCCTCACCAAGGCTGACCTGTCCAGACACTTGATGGAGCGCCTGGAACTGGGGAAGAAGGATGCCGATCTCCTCGTGAACACGTTCCTGGAGAGCATCGTCGAATCGCTGAAGACGGGCGAGGGCGTGGAGTTGCGCGGCTTCGGCAGCTTCCGCCTCCGCGACCGCCGCGCCCGCCAGGGCCGCAATCCCCGCAGCGGCGAGAGCATCCAGGTGCCGCCGAAGCGCGTGGTCTATTTCAAGCTGGGCAAGGAGCTCCGGAGCAAGCTGATCGACGAGTAGTAGTCCCCTTCACAAGGAGTCCCCATGCGCATCCGCAAGCTGCTCCTCGCCCTGCTGGCCGCCGTCGCCGTGGCGACTCCCGCGTTCGCGCAGAAGAAGCTGTCCAAGGCCGACAAGGCCAAGCTTCCCCGCATCGCGATCCTGGACTTCAAGGCCGCTCCCGATGCCTGGCACGGCTGGCGCTTCGGCGGGTGGGGCAACCAGATGGGCACCATCTCCAATCAGCTGCGCGACCTGTTCACCACCGAGATCGTCGAGAAGGGGCGGAACAAGATCCGCGTCATCGAGCGCGAGCGCTTGGCCGAGATCCGCGAAGAGCTGCACTTCCAGCAGAGCGGCGAAGTGGACACCGCCACCGTCCAGAAGATCGGCAAGCTGCTCGGCGTGAAGTACGTGATGACCGGCAAGGTCACCCGCTTCGCCTACAAGGAGAGCGGATTCGGCACCGGCTGGGGCGTGGGCGCGCTGGTGGGCCGCGTGACCGGCGATGGCATGGCCGGGGCCGTGGCGGGCAGCGTGAACGTCAAGAAGGCCTCCTTCACCGGCCGCCTGGATATTCGCCTGATCGAGGTGGAGACCGGCGAGATCCTGGGCGCCTGGAAGGACGAGGACAAGCTCTCGGACACCAGCGTGAAGGTGGCGGGAACGGGCGCCGAGGTGCAGTACGACGAGGAGCTGGTGAACAAGGTGTTCGAGCCCATCGTGGAGCGGCTCACGCCCAAGGTGCTGCGGGCCACCGTGGCCGCCGACGAGGACGAATAGCCTCCGCTTCGCAGCCGGACGGGAAGGGGGCCTCAGCGGCCCCCTTCGACATTCTGGAACCACTGGCCCGTGGCCTCGCGGATGGCCTCCGCGTAGCGGGGCCCTAGGACGTCCGCGCAGTGGAGGTGCCAGGTGGGGACCTCGATGATGCGCCCCGAGGCGAAGCGGGCGGCCAGGGCCCGCTGGACGGCGGGCGGCGCGAGGCGGTCCTCGGTGGCGAGGAAGCACAGGCTGGACGTGGCGAAGCGCGGCCCCGCGCGCTGGAGAAGGTCCGTCTCCGCGGGATCGTAATCCCCCATCCGACCTGCGGCGGCGCTGGCCATGGCGCCGATGGCGGGCGCGAGGACATGCCACCAGCGGTCCCGGGGGCCGCGGACCAGCCGTTCGGCGAAGCTCCGGGTACTGGCGGGCGCGCCTTCCCACACGATCCCGCCCAGGGGACCGCGTCCCTCGCGCTCCAGGGCTGCCAGCGCGAGCAGGCCCACCGAGGCCCCGAGGCTACGCCCCATCAGGACGATGCGGCGGCGGGGCGTTCCGGTTGCCTCCAGGTGGTGGACCATCCGCACGACTTCGGCGGACTCCCGGGCTCCGAAGGTGACGGCCGGCGCCGGTCCGCCGGCCCGCAGGGCGTCGTCCCGGCGGCGGTAGGTGAAGATGGCGGCGTCGAGGTTCGGGAACCACTTCAGCGCGGGACTGGTGCCCCAGCGGTCGTCCCCGAAGCCGTGCAGCAGAAGCACGACGCCCGGAGCGGGCTCGCGCCGCCGCAGCCGCCAGAGCTGCAGGCCGTCCACCTCTTCGGAGGACCAGGTGCCGCCGGGATCGCCGCCTTCGCCTTCGGCGAGGCCGCGATAGGTGGCTTCCACCCGCGCCAGGGGCTGCGGGCGATAGAAGGGCGGATCCACCAGCTCCCGGGCCACGGCCCGCGTTTTCCAGGCCATGAAGCCGCCGACGGCCAGCAGGGGCAGCACCCCCAGGCCGATCCACGCCCGGCGCCTCACCAGTAGCCCGTGGTCACGAGGATGGATCCTCCCGGATCGGCGACCCGGCACTGGCAGCTGAGGCGCTGGTCCGGCTCGGCGAGATTCCGCGCGAGGGCGCGCCGTTCCCGCAGGCGCGGGGCGCTGAGGCAGGTCGCGCCTTCTAGCACCGTGACCATGCAGCGGGCACAGGCGCCGCGGCCCGAGCAGGCGGACGCCACGGGGAGACTCGCCGCCAAACAGCGCGCCATCAGGGTTCCCCGTCCGCCCACGACGCGATCCGCCCGGCGGGTGCGGGCCACCAGGGCCACGGTTAGCGCACGAGCGCGGCGCTCACCCCGGGCAGCCCTTCCGCGGGAGGCAGGGGGTCCGGCTTGCCGTAGAGGACCGATTCCATCCGCTGGGCGAGGGCGACCACGTAGATGCCCTGGTCCGTCCCCATGTCCAGTTCGCCCATGTCGGGGCTGAAGGTCTCCCGCTGGCTCGTGAGGAAGTAGCGGTGCTTGCCCGCGGACAGGCCCTTGATCACGAGGCTCTTCGCGTCTTTGGGCAGCTGGGTCACGGGGATGCGGGCCCCGTCGAGGCTCAATTCCACCGGTCCACGGACGTCTCGGGTGAAGCGGAACACCACCGTTCCCGCCGGAATGGGCGACTTGGGCGTGAGGGGCACCTTCCGGCAACCGAGGAACAGGACGGCTCCCAGCAGCAACGCCAGCGTGGGAACGAGGAAACGGACCTTCATGCAGCCTCCGGGACCTTGATCATATGCCATCAGGAGCCGGGAGGTCTCATCGCCGCCCCGTCAGGGCAGCATCATCCACAGGGAGCCGCGCCACTCGGCGTTCCGCGGGCGCCGCGCCACGATTCCCGTGAGAGAGCCCGAACAGGCGAGTTCCAGCCGGCCGCCGGAGCGGTCCTCGAACTGGACGATGCGGGCGCGCGTCTTCTGCGTGGCGGACCAGCTGTCCGGATAGCCGCCGGGTTTGTCCCGCAGGATGCGCAGCATGTAGATTCCGCCCGTCTTCATCACCGTGAGCTGGAGCTCGAAGGGCGCGCCGGGTCCTTCGGGAACGAGCCGTCCCGTCAGGCGAATGAGCGCCGGAAGGCCGTTGCCCGCCGGCACCGCCATCACGGCGGCGGGCTCGAAGCGGTAGGCGGTTCCGTCGAGGGTGAGCGCGCCTCCGCCCCGCACGATTTCCTCCGCCTGGAAAGCCCGGGCGTCCTGGGCCGTCAGGAGGAGAAGGCAGGCCAGGGCGCGCGGGAAGTTCATGCTGACTCCAGAGGGGGCGGACTCTATTCTGGTGGTTTGATGCAGAGAGGTGAACCATGACCCGCGTGCTGTTCCAGACCGACAAGGGCGACATCAACCTGGAGCTTTTCCCCAAGGAAGCCCCGGGCACCGTGGCGAACTTCGTCAAGCTCATCGAATCCGGCTTCTACGACGGCCTGGCCTTCCACCGCGTGATCCCGGACTTCGTCATCCAGGGCGGCTGCCCCAACACCAAGGCCGGCGCCTCGGGGATGCCCGGCACCGGCGGCCCCGGCTGGAAGATCAAGTGCGAGACGGCTGGTAATCCCCACCAGCACAAGCTGGGCGCCGTCTCCATGGCCCACGCCGGGAAGGATACCGGCGGCAGCCAGTTCTTCGTGGTCAACGGCGACCGCCGGAACGTAGCGCACCTGGACGGCGTCCACACCGTGTTCGGCCAGTGCGCGTCCGACGAGGACATCAAGGTCGTCCAGGCCATCAAGCCCAATGATCGGATCCTCAAAGCCACCGTGGTGGAAGCCTAGGTTTCAGTCGAAAATAGAGATGGAAAATCGGGCGGCCTGGCCGCCCGATTCCATATCGGGGAGGGCGCATGGGCGACGGAAGACAGCGCTGCGGGTGGGCGGGCACCGATCCGCTCTATATCGCGTATCACGATGAGGAGTGGGGCGTTCCGGTCCACGACGATCGCCGGCTCTTCGAGTTCCTGATCCTGGAAGGCGCGCAGGCGGGGCTGAGCTGGATCACCGTCCTGCGGAAGCGGGAAGCCTACCGCACAGCCTTCCTGGGCTTCGATCCGGCGCGGGTGGCGGCGCTGACGGATGGCGATCTGGAGGCCCTTCTGCTGGATCCCGGGATCGTCCGGAACCGCTTGAAGGTCTTCTCCGCCCGGGACAACGCCCGCGCCTTCCTCGCGGTGCAGCGGGAGTTCGGCAGCTTCGACGCCTTCCTGTGGTCCTTCGTCGGGGGCGGTCCCCGGCTCAACCGTCCCGCGACGCTGGCGGAGGTCCCCGCGGTGTCGCCCGAAGCCGAAGCCCTCAGCAAGGCGCTCAAGAAAAGGGGATTCCGCTTCGTGGGCCCCACGATTATGTACGCCTTCATGCAGGCCGTGGGCATGGTGGATGACCACGTCTCGGACTGCTGGAGGCGGGCCGGCCGCGGCCCGCGCTAGACTGGAACGTCCGGAGCCGCCGTGTCCAAGCCCTTCTACATCACCACGCCCATCTACTACGTCAACGACCGGCCCCACATCGGGCATACGTACACCACGGTGCTGGCGGACGTCATCGCCCGGTTCCACCGGATGCGCGGGGAGGACGTGCGCTTTCTGACGGGCACCGACGAGCACGGCCAGAAGGTCGAGAAGGCCGCCGCGGCGCGCGGGATCACGCCCAAGCAGCTGGCCGACGAGGTGGTGGCCAATTACACCGACCTGTGGGCGCGGATGGGGATGACCCACTTCCGGTTCATCCGCACCACGGACGAGGACCACCGCGCGCAGGTCCAGCGCCTCTTCAAGCGCCTGCTCGACAAGGGCGACATCTACAAGGCCACCTACAAGGGCCTCTACTCGGTGAGCGACGAGGCCTACGTCACCGAGACCCAGGCCAAGGAGCTGCAGGCCCAGGGCCTGGCCCACCAACTGGTGGAGCTGGAGGAGGAGACCTACTTCTTCCGCCTCAGCGCCTACCAGGACCGACTGCTGGAGTACTACGCCGCGCATCCGGAATTCGTGCAGCCGGACTTTCGCTTCAACGAGGTCAAGCGCTTCGTGGAAGGTGGGCTCCAGGACCTGTCCATCAGCCGCACCAGCATCAGTTGGGGCATTCCTGTCCCGGGCGACGAGAAGCACGTCATCTACGTCTGGTTCGACGCCCTGCTGAACTACCTGACCGGCTGTCCCGCCAACGGCTGGCCGCCGGACCTGCAGCTGGTCGGAAAGGACATCCTCCGGTTCCACGCCGTCTACTGGCCGGCCTTCCTGATGGCCGCGGGAATGCTCCAGCCGACGACGATCCTGGCCCACGGCTGGTGGCTGATGGGCGAGGACAAGATGTCCAAGAGCAAGGGGAACGTGGTGCGGCCCGACACCCTGCTGAAGTTCGGGAACGACGCGCTCCGCTTCTACTTCATGCGCGACATGCAGGTGGGCCACGACCGCGCCTTCGGGTTCGACGGCTTCATCGATCGTCTCAACGCGGATCTCGCCAACGGCCTGGGCAACCTCGCCTCGCGCACGTTGAGTATGATCCAGCGCTACCGTGGCGGCGTGGTCCCTCTGCCTTCGGTCCTGGACGATCTGGACCGCGAGATGGCGAAGGGCCTGTTGGAGGTCTTCCCCGAATACCTGGAGAAGGCCCGGGCCAATGACTTCCATGGCGCGCTGGACGCGCTGTGGACCTATCTGCGCGCCCTGGACGGCTACATTGTCAAGGCCGAGCCCTGGAAGCTGGCCAAGGATCCTGTCAACGACCCCAAGCTGGATGCCGTCCTGGCGATCCTCTACCGCGCGCTTCGCGCCACGGCGCTGCTCGTGGCTCCCGTGATGCCCGAACTGGCGCAGGCCCTGTGGGAGTCCCTGGGCCACGCGACGAAGGTGGCGGAGAAGACCTTCCACGGCTTCGCCCTCGACGGTCCGGCCGTCGGTCCCATCGGCGAGCCCCGGCCCCTGTTCCAGCGCATCGACAAGGAGAAGGAAATGAGCGAGCTTGAGACCTCTGCGACCGCACCGGCCGAGGTGAAACCCGCGCTGGACGTGCCCGCGATCCGGGAGACCGTGGATGCGGACACCTTCTTCCAGGTGGACCTGCGCGTGGGCAGGATCCTCGAAGCGGAGCGCGTCCCCAAGAGCGACAAGCTCATCAAGATGAAGGTGGACATCGGCCTCGAGCAGCGCACCATCGTGGGCGGAATCGGCAAGGCCTACGAGCCCGCCGACCTGCTGGAGAAGCTGGTCGTCGTCGTGGCGAACCTGGCGCCCCGCAAGCTGATGGGCATCGAGAGCCACGGGATGCTGCTCGCCGCCAGCGACAACGCCAGCAAGCCCTACCTGGTCGCGCCGCCGAGCGACGCCCAGCCCGGGTTCCTGGTGAAGTGAAGCGCCCGGTCTTCAGTTTCGAGGCGGAGATCCTCACGGACGCCCCTTTCGAGGTGGTGGTCGCCCGGCTGCGGAATCCCGGTTCCGACGGCTTCCGCAGCCTCCAGAGCCTTCAAGGCTGGCAGGTCCCTCTCATGGAGGACGGCCGCTTGATCCTGCGGTGGACGAGGGCTCTGAGCGGCGCCGAGGAATCCGGCGCCCTCACCGTTTCTCCCGATCCCAAGGGGGCCCATCTGCGACTCGAAGGGCGGATGAAGGGATGGGGGAGCTTCCTGTTCTTCGGCCTGCTCCGGTGGAGGACCGACCGCCTTCTGGACCGCCTGGTGGAGGAACTGTGAAGCCCGTGCTGTGGATGAAGTCGAGCTGCACCACCTGCCGGAACGCCCGCGCCAAACTGGCGGAGCTGGGGATCGACGTGGAGGTGCGGGACTACTTCAAGCGGCCCCTGGAAGCCGCGGAACTGGAAGCGCTGCTGCCTACCGATCCCGCGCCGATGCTGGGGACGAAGAGCCCCAAGTACAAGGAGCTGGGGCTGAAGGACCGGCCCCTCACCAAGGCCGAGGCCATCGCGCTGATGGTGGCGGACAACAACCTGCTCAAGCGGCCCATCCTCGTGCATCCCAAGGGCGTGGTGATCGGCTTCGATCCCGCGGCCTACGCCGCCCTGCTTTCCTGACGGAGCCTCCCATGCGCTTCTACAGCTGGAACGTGAACGGTTTCCGGTCGGTCCTGAAGAAGGGCTTCATGGACTGGCTGGAGGTCGCGGAGCCCGACGCCCTGTCGCTCCAGGAGATCCGTTGCGAATGGGAGGAGGCCGATCTCGGCGTTCGCCGCCAGATCGAGAGCGCCTACGACGTCTGCTGGTTCCCGGCCACGAGCAAGAAGGGCTACGCCGGCGCCGCCACGCTGACCAAGAAGGAGCTGGGCTTCACCCACACCAAAGGGCTGGGCATCGGCCACTATGACGCCGAGGGCCGGATGATCGTGTCGCGGAAGGACAACCTCGTCCTCATCGCCGGGTACTTTCCCAACGCCTCCCAGGGGCTGGTCCGCCTGCCGTTCAAGCGCGAGTTCGCCAAGGACCTCACCGCCTTCGTCGCCAAGCACCACGCCGCCGGCGACCACGTGATCCTCACCGGCGACATGAACGTGGCGCCGGAGGAGATCGATCTGGCCCGGCCGCGGGACAACGTCAAGAATCCCGGGTTCACGCCGGAGGAGCGGGAGGACTTCAAGCTCTACCTGGGCGCGGGGCTGGTGGACGTGCTGCGGGAGCGGAATCCTGGCGTGCCCGGTCTCTACACGTGGTGGACGGCCCGCGGCGGCGCCCGGGAGCGGAACGTGGGGTGGCGGATCGACCTCTTCCTCGCCAGCCGGCCCTTGCTGGAACGAATCAAGGACGTGCGGATCCACGCGGACGTTCTGGGTTCGGACCACTGCCCCATCAGCCTCGAACTGGACTGATGCCGGGAGACGGACCCAAGGTTTTCTTTTTACCGCCAAGACGCTAAGGACGCCAAGAAAAGCAAATCTTTTTGGGCGCCCTTCTCATACCCATAGGCGATCAAGATCAAGACTTTCCTTTCACCGCCAAGGCACCAAGAAGCTCTACCCAATGGGGATACCTTCTTGGCGCCCTTGGTGTCTTGGCGGTGATCTTTCATCTTTTGAATGCAAATTGCCGGGCATAGGGACAAGAAGAAGGCCCCGGATCGGGGCCTTCTTCTTTTGGTGGGGGATGCTCTACTTGATCCGCCTCAGCGAGGGATCCTTCAGCATCTCCTTGGCGGTGGCGGCGTTCTTGCCGTTGGGCGCCAGCTCCAGGTACTGCTCCAGGTGGGTCTTGGTGCCCTTCAGGTTGTTGTCCCCGAATTCGACCATGGCGAGGAGGTAGTGGGCCTCGGCGTATTTGGGATCCACCTCGAGGGTCTTGTGGAACTGGGCCTTGGCTTCCTTCGTGTGCCCGGCGTTGAATGCCTCCACGCCCTTGTTGTAGATCACGTCGGGGTTGGGGCCCTGGAGAGTTTCGAGCTGCGCGGTGTACTTCTGCTCGGCGACCTTGTCCGCCTTCGCCTTGCTCACCTGGATGAGTCCGAGGAGCACCCGCTCGTCCTTGGGATTCCGCTCCAGAGCTTTCACGAGGTAGGGCTCGGCGTCTTCCTTCTTGGCGCCCGCCTGGGCCATGGTGATCCCGAGAACGCGCTCGATCTTGAGGATTTCCGGCGCCAGATCCGCTTTGGCCTGTTCGTCCTTCAGCTTGTCCTTGGCTTCCATCAGGGTCTTGTAGGCCTTTTCGATGTGGGGGAGGGCCTCGGCGTAGTTGCCCTCGTTGTAGAGGGGAATGGCCAGGTTGAAGGCTTCGCGGCCTTCCATGTCCAGGGCCGCGCCGGGATCCTCGGGGACGGCCTGACCGCCGGTGGCGGGAGCCTGGGCACGGGCTTCGGCGGGAGTCAGGAGGGTGATGTTCTTGATGAGGACGTCGGCGAGCGGGATCTTGATGTGCTCCTTGTAGTCGACGTAGCCTTCCGCGCTTACGGTCATATCGAACTCTTTGGGTTCGAGGCCCACCTGCAGGAAGTTGCCGCTCTTGTCGGCCATCAGATCCTTGGTCCAGTTCCGATCCGACCGCTTGAGATTCACTTTCGCGCCAGCCAAGGGCTTGCCTTCCTTGTTGACGACTTTTCCGGAGATCCGGCCCGTCTGTTCCGCATGGATGGACATGCAGGCCGCGGGGAGCATGAGCGTGACTATGAGGCGTCGCATGGTCTTCCTCCAAACCCATCCATCCTTCCACAGGCCGGCTTTTCCGCCGAGTGCTTTTCATCAAAAGGACCGGCCGTGCGGGAAATTCCCGGCTGTGATAGGCTTCCCGCCAGACAAGTCCTGAAAGCGTTCGAGGTAGCCATGAGTCCTTCGGTACCGGAAGCCTCCCTGAAGGCTCTGATGCATCTGCTGGCGGAGCAGGCGCTCATGGCGCTGGGCGTCCCGCATCCGATGATGAAGGAAGTCCCTCCCGCAAACCCAGCGGCGGCGCGGTTCTACGTGGATCTGCTCACCGTTCTCAAGGAGAAGACCGAAGGCGCTCGCACGGAATCGGAGACCCGCGAACTGGACGATCTGTTGTACGGCCTCCGAATGCGAGTGATGGACCTGAAGCCGGCCGCGGACGTGCCCGCGGATCCGAAGTGACCGGTACCAGGAGGATCGCCATGGGACTTCGGCGGGCCCTGCAAAGCGCGGTGGTGATGGTTCTGATGGCTGCCGTCGGAGCCTGGGCCGCGCCCGCGCCGCAACCGGCCGTGATAGTCCCGGTGCTCGTGGCGGACACGGGAGGGACGATTCCTGCCGTGGCCCTCAGCCACCGTGCCGTGCGGCTCTTCGCCGCGCTGTCCAAGGGGGACGCGGAGGCGGTGCGGGCCACGCAGGTGGAGATCGAGGCCCTCCGGCGAACCTATTCCGCGCTGGACGTCACGCCTCTCGTGGAGGCGGCCGCCTTCTGGGCCCGGGAGCAGGGAATCGCCGGGCGGCCCGCGGTGGGGCTGGAAGCCCTGCAGGCGGTGGAGCGGTGGGCGCCGGATCACCCCACGCTCCTGGGCACCCGGGTCATCCTGATGCGGCAGGAAGGGG comes from the Geothrix sp. 21YS21S-4 genome and includes:
- a CDS encoding 2Fe-2S iron-sulfur cluster-binding protein — translated: MARTRRADRVVGGRGTLMARCLAASLPVASACSGRGACARCMVTVLEGATCLSAPRLRERRALARNLAEPDQRLSCQCRVADPGGSILVTTGYW
- a CDS encoding arsenate reductase family protein, translated to MKPVLWMKSSCTTCRNARAKLAELGIDVEVRDYFKRPLEAAELEALLPTDPAPMLGTKSPKYKELGLKDRPLTKAEAIALMVADNNLLKRPILVHPKGVVIGFDPAAYAALLS
- a CDS encoding exodeoxyribonuclease III, with the protein product MRFYSWNVNGFRSVLKKGFMDWLEVAEPDALSLQEIRCEWEEADLGVRRQIESAYDVCWFPATSKKGYAGAATLTKKELGFTHTKGLGIGHYDAEGRMIVSRKDNLVLIAGYFPNASQGLVRLPFKREFAKDLTAFVAKHHAAGDHVILTGDMNVAPEEIDLARPRDNVKNPGFTPEEREDFKLYLGAGLVDVLRERNPGVPGLYTWWTARGGARERNVGWRIDLFLASRPLLERIKDVRIHADVLGSDHCPISLELD
- a CDS encoding carboxypeptidase-like regulatory domain-containing protein; its protein translation is MRRLIVTLMLPAACMSIHAEQTGRISGKVVNKEGKPLAGAKVNLKRSDRNWTKDLMADKSGNFLQVGLEPKEFDMTVSAEGYVDYKEHIKIPLADVLIKNITLLTPAEARAQAPATGGQAVPEDPGAALDMEGREAFNLAIPLYNEGNYAEALPHIEKAYKTLMEAKDKLKDEQAKADLAPEILKIERVLGITMAQAGAKKEDAEPYLVKALERNPKDERVLLGLIQVSKAKADKVAEQKYTAQLETLQGPNPDVIYNKGVEAFNAGHTKEAKAQFHKTLEVDPKYAEAHYLLAMVEFGDNNLKGTKTHLEQYLELAPNGKNAATAKEMLKDPSLRRIK
- a CDS encoding peptidylprolyl isomerase → MTRVLFQTDKGDINLELFPKEAPGTVANFVKLIESGFYDGLAFHRVIPDFVIQGGCPNTKAGASGMPGTGGPGWKIKCETAGNPHQHKLGAVSMAHAGKDTGGSQFFVVNGDRRNVAHLDGVHTVFGQCASDEDIKVVQAIKPNDRILKATVVEA
- the metG gene encoding methionine--tRNA ligase, producing the protein MSKPFYITTPIYYVNDRPHIGHTYTTVLADVIARFHRMRGEDVRFLTGTDEHGQKVEKAAAARGITPKQLADEVVANYTDLWARMGMTHFRFIRTTDEDHRAQVQRLFKRLLDKGDIYKATYKGLYSVSDEAYVTETQAKELQAQGLAHQLVELEEETYFFRLSAYQDRLLEYYAAHPEFVQPDFRFNEVKRFVEGGLQDLSISRTSISWGIPVPGDEKHVIYVWFDALLNYLTGCPANGWPPDLQLVGKDILRFHAVYWPAFLMAAGMLQPTTILAHGWWLMGEDKMSKSKGNVVRPDTLLKFGNDALRFYFMRDMQVGHDRAFGFDGFIDRLNADLANGLGNLASRTLSMIQRYRGGVVPLPSVLDDLDREMAKGLLEVFPEYLEKARANDFHGALDALWTYLRALDGYIVKAEPWKLAKDPVNDPKLDAVLAILYRALRATALLVAPVMPELAQALWESLGHATKVAEKTFHGFALDGPAVGPIGEPRPLFQRIDKEKEMSELETSATAPAEVKPALDVPAIRETVDADTFFQVDLRVGRILEAERVPKSDKLIKMKVDIGLEQRTIVGGIGKAYEPADLLEKLVVVVANLAPRKLMGIESHGMLLAASDNASKPYLVAPPSDAQPGFLVK
- a CDS encoding HU family DNA-binding protein, yielding MEAMETLTKADLSRHLMERLELGKKDADLLVNTFLESIVESLKTGEGVELRGFGSFRLRDRRARQGRNPRSGESIQVPPKRVVYFKLGKELRSKLIDE
- a CDS encoding DNA-3-methyladenine glycosylase I → MGDGRQRCGWAGTDPLYIAYHDEEWGVPVHDDRRLFEFLILEGAQAGLSWITVLRKREAYRTAFLGFDPARVAALTDGDLEALLLDPGIVRNRLKVFSARDNARAFLAVQREFGSFDAFLWSFVGGGPRLNRPATLAEVPAVSPEAEALSKALKKRGFRFVGPTIMYAFMQAVGMVDDHVSDCWRRAGRGPR
- a CDS encoding CsgG/HfaB family protein translates to MRIRKLLLALLAAVAVATPAFAQKKLSKADKAKLPRIAILDFKAAPDAWHGWRFGGWGNQMGTISNQLRDLFTTEIVEKGRNKIRVIERERLAEIREELHFQQSGEVDTATVQKIGKLLGVKYVMTGKVTRFAYKESGFGTGWGVGALVGRVTGDGMAGAVAGSVNVKKASFTGRLDIRLIEVETGEILGAWKDEDKLSDTSVKVAGTGAEVQYDEELVNKVFEPIVERLTPKVLRATVAADEDE
- a CDS encoding DUF1844 domain-containing protein, with the translated sequence MSPSVPEASLKALMHLLAEQALMALGVPHPMMKEVPPANPAAARFYVDLLTVLKEKTEGARTESETRELDDLLYGLRMRVMDLKPAADVPADPK
- a CDS encoding alpha/beta hydrolase; translated protein: MRRRAWIGLGVLPLLAVGGFMAWKTRAVARELVDPPFYRPQPLARVEATYRGLAEGEGGDPGGTWSSEEVDGLQLWRLRRREPAPGVVLLLHGFGDDRWGTSPALKWFPNLDAAIFTYRRRDDALRAGGPAPAVTFGARESAEVVRMVHHLEATGTPRRRIVLMGRSLGASVGLLALAALEREGRGPLGGIVWEGAPASTRSFAERLVRGPRDRWWHVLAPAIGAMASAAAGRMGDYDPAETDLLQRAGPRFATSSLCFLATEDRLAPPAVQRALAARFASGRIIEVPTWHLHCADVLGPRYAEAIREATGQWFQNVEGGR